A genomic window from Sorex araneus isolate mSorAra2 chromosome 2, mSorAra2.pri, whole genome shotgun sequence includes:
- the LOC101549698 gene encoding histone H2B type 1-J, giving the protein MPEPAKSAPAPKKGSKKAVTKAQKKDGKKRKRSRKESYSIYVYKVLKQVHPDTGISSKAMGIMNSFVNDIFERIAGEASRLAHYNKRSTITSREIQTAVRLLLPGELAKHAVSEGTKAVTKYTSAK; this is encoded by the coding sequence ATGCCTGAGCCCGCGAAGTCCGCTCCCGCCCCCAAAAAGGGCTCCAAGAAGGCCGTGACCAAGGCTCAGAAGAAGGATGGCAAGAAGCGCAAGCGCAGCCGCAAGGAGAGCTACTCCATCTATGTGTACAAGGTGCTGAAGCAGGTGCACCCCGACACGGGCATCTCGTCCAAGGCCATGGGCATCATGAACTCGTTCGTCAACGACATCTTCGAGCGCATCGCCGGCGAGGCGTCCCGCCTGGCGCACTACAACAAGCGCTCGACCATCACGTCGCGGGAGATCCAGACGGCCGTGCGCCTGCTGCTGCCCGGGGAGCTGGCCAAGCACGCCGTGTCCGAGGGCACCAAGGCCGTCACCAAGTACACCAGCGCTAAATAA
- the LOC101549433 gene encoding histone H2A type 1-D: MSGRGKQGGKARAKAKTRSSRAGLQFPVGRVHRLLRKGNYSERVGAGAPVYLAAVLEYLTAEILELAGNAARDNKKTRIIPRHLQLAIRNDEELNKLLGKVTIAQGGVLPNIQAVLLPKKTESHHKAKGK; encoded by the coding sequence ATGTCTGGTCGCGGCAAACAAGGTGGCAAGGCGCGCGCCAAGGCCAAGACCCGCTCGTCTCGGGCCGGCCTGCAGTTCCCCGTGGGCCGAGTGCACCGGCTGCTCCGCAAGGGCAACTACTCGGAGCGGGTGGGCGCCGGCGCCCCGGTGTACCTGGCGGCCGTGCTCGAGTACCTGACGGCCGAGATCCTGGAGCTGGCGGGCAACGCGGCCCGCGACAACAAGAAGACGCGCATCATCCCGCGCCACCTGCAGCTGGCCATCCGCAACGACGAGGAGCTCAACAAGCTGCTGGGCAAAGTGACCATCGCGCAGGGCGGCGTCCTGCCCAACATCCAGGCCGTGCTGCTGCCCAAGAAGACCGAGAGCCACCACAAGGCCAAGGGCAAGTAA
- the LOC105943484 gene encoding uncharacterized protein LOC105943484 → SRFVKQPHRYRPGTVALREIRRYQKSTELLIRKLPFQRLVREIAQDFKTDLRFQSSAVMALQEACEAYLVGLFEDTNLCAIHAKRVTIMPKVTNSPDQQFQTRGRLKHVVSKCSEASAILIAAK, encoded by the coding sequence AGCCGGTTCGTTAAGCAGCCGCACCGCTACCGGCCCGGCACCGTGGCGCTGCGCGAGATCCGCCGCTACCAGAAGTCCACCGAGCTGCTGATCCGCAAGCTGCCGTTCCAGCGGCTGGTGCGCGAGATCGCGCAGGACTTCAAGACCGACCTGCGCTTCCAGAGCTCGGCCGTCATGGCGCTGCAGGAGGCGTGCGAGGcctacctggtggggctcttcGAGGACACCAACCTGTGCGCCATCCACGCCAAGCGCGTCACCATCATGCCCAAGGTCACTAATTCTCCGGATCAGCAGTTTCAGACCCGAGGCCGTCTCAAGCACGTTGTCTCCAAGTGCTCTGAGGCCTCAGCCATCCTCATTGCTGCTAAATGA